The following coding sequences lie in one Capnocytophaga stomatis genomic window:
- the smpB gene encoding SsrA-binding protein SmpB has product MMQKNINILNKRAKFEYEILDKYLAGIVLVGTEIKSIRLGKASIAESFCEFNEKGELFVINMNIEEYAHGTHYNHKPKSERKLLLQKRELKKLHKEVKTTGLTIVPLRLFINEKGLAKVEIALVRGKKLYDKRETIKERDNKRNLDRIKKMR; this is encoded by the coding sequence ATGATGCAGAAAAACATTAATATCCTCAATAAAAGAGCTAAGTTTGAATACGAGATATTGGATAAGTATCTCGCTGGAATTGTGCTTGTTGGAACAGAAATTAAATCCATTCGGTTGGGAAAAGCCTCAATTGCGGAAAGTTTCTGTGAGTTTAATGAAAAGGGCGAGCTATTTGTCATCAATATGAATATTGAAGAATACGCTCACGGCACTCATTACAATCACAAACCCAAAAGCGAACGCAAACTTTTACTTCAAAAGCGAGAACTTAAAAAACTTCATAAAGAGGTAAAAACTACGGGATTAACAATAGTTCCGCTACGGCTTTTCATCAATGAAAAAGGCTTGGCAAAGGTGGAAATAGCTTTGGTAAGAGGTAAAAAACTATACGACAAACGTGAAACCATCAAGGAACGAGACAATAAACGTAATTTGGACAGAATCAAGAAGATGCGATAA
- a CDS encoding uracil-DNA glycosylase family protein — protein sequence MSEKFLHTHPYPPFIPEGTTKLIVGTLPPPRFSGYGLLKPDDVDFCYGSRDGQLWKILGIIFQTDFLFENTQEAVHQRKKFLSENKIGICDIIESCRRTKIDASDLGMQDVVLRDFFRYLEAFPSIEMLLFTGGSSQNSPEYFFRKYLRGKGITMELLSEETPRIHEFSFHERIIKTVSLTAPSGSANRAVGSIPLYKKLKKQHPNFSTIDFRVMQYEAFFK from the coding sequence ATGTCTGAAAAATTCCTTCACACACATCCGTATCCGCCGTTTATTCCTGAGGGAACTACCAAACTGATTGTAGGTACGTTGCCTCCGCCTCGTTTTTCAGGATACGGACTTCTAAAACCCGATGATGTGGATTTTTGCTACGGAAGCAGAGACGGGCAGTTGTGGAAAATTTTGGGAATTATCTTTCAAACCGATTTCCTTTTTGAAAATACGCAAGAAGCCGTACATCAACGTAAAAAATTTCTTTCGGAAAATAAAATCGGGATTTGTGATATTATAGAAAGTTGCCGAAGAACCAAAATTGATGCTTCTGATTTGGGAATGCAAGATGTTGTTCTGAGGGATTTTTTCAGATATTTGGAAGCTTTTCCGTCGATAGAAATGCTTCTTTTCACGGGCGGAAGTAGTCAAAACTCTCCTGAATATTTCTTCCGTAAATACCTAAGAGGTAAAGGCATAACGATGGAATTGCTCTCGGAGGAAACTCCCCGCATTCACGAATTTTCTTTTCACGAACGGATTATAAAAACTGTATCGCTCACCGCTCCGTCGGGGTCGGCAAACAGAGCTGTGGGGAGCATTCCGTTATATAAAAAGTTAAAAAAACAACACCCAAATTTCTCTACAATTGACTTTCGGGTGATGCAGTACGAGGCTTTTTTCAAGTAA
- a CDS encoding DUF6261 family protein, producing the protein MKKLDARARTTEIDDVSERLLVLYRKETALQEEAFLKSTFAEIETLSHEITEAIKRDVSLSKQEEADLRRDNLVRSLNAALLGYCALPIPQLKENGEKLFAVFSKYGVKITKEAYAVESSLIESLLKDLSAPELEPAIASLTGVGEIISQLRTAQTSFTQIRTEYEKAVSEQKDAPSASSLKKPLLNAINGKLIPYLIAMKIANPAQYSSLANAVAQAIDATNIAIKRRNNNKNQTPNE; encoded by the coding sequence ATGAAAAAATTAGACGCACGTGCACGCACTACCGAAATCGATGATGTTTCCGAACGACTTTTGGTGCTGTACCGAAAAGAAACTGCCTTGCAAGAAGAGGCTTTTTTGAAATCTACTTTTGCCGAAATCGAAACGCTTTCCCACGAAATTACTGAAGCCATCAAACGCGATGTGTCGCTCTCCAAACAGGAAGAAGCCGACTTGCGTAGGGATAATTTGGTGCGGTCACTCAATGCGGCATTGCTCGGTTATTGTGCGTTGCCTATCCCTCAATTGAAAGAAAACGGAGAGAAATTATTCGCTGTCTTCTCCAAATATGGGGTGAAAATTACGAAGGAGGCGTACGCTGTCGAATCATCGCTTATTGAATCGTTGTTAAAGGATTTGTCTGCCCCCGAGTTGGAGCCGGCAATTGCGTCACTCACGGGCGTGGGAGAAATCATTTCGCAACTTCGCACCGCACAAACTTCCTTTACTCAAATTCGCACCGAATACGAAAAAGCAGTATCGGAGCAAAAAGACGCACCTTCTGCCTCATCGCTGAAAAAACCATTGCTTAATGCCATCAACGGAAAGCTCATTCCGTATCTCATCGCAATGAAAATCGCCAATCCTGCCCAATATAGTTCGCTTGCCAATGCGGTGGCTCAAGCCATTGATGCTACCAACATTGCCATAAAACGCAGAAACAACAATAAAAACCAAACGCCTAACGAATAA